A part of Streptomyces sp. NBC_00557 genomic DNA contains:
- a CDS encoding SDR family NAD(P)-dependent oxidoreductase, with amino-acid sequence MTTALITGSTAGIGAAFARRLAADGHDLVLVARDTKRLREQATELHDRHGIEVEVLTADLAEDKGIDTVADRLGDRKNPVDLLVNNAGFGNKGRYLDVSMADELRMLKVHCEAVLRLTSAAAGAMRERGRGGVVNVASVAAFVPRGTYGASKAWVVQFTQGAAKDLAGSGVRLMALCPGFVRTEFHQRAGMGTDNIPGWMWLDADKLVAAALADLARGKTLSIPDPRYKALMGLVKVTPRGLLGGITSKTGRKYGPQ; translated from the coding sequence ATGACAACGGCTCTGATTACGGGATCGACCGCGGGAATCGGTGCCGCGTTCGCGCGGCGGCTGGCGGCTGACGGGCACGACCTCGTCCTGGTCGCGCGGGACACCAAACGGCTGCGCGAGCAGGCGACCGAACTGCACGACCGGCACGGCATCGAGGTGGAGGTGCTGACCGCCGACCTCGCCGAGGACAAGGGCATCGACACGGTCGCCGACCGCCTCGGCGACCGGAAGAACCCGGTCGACCTGCTGGTCAACAACGCCGGCTTCGGCAACAAGGGCCGCTATCTCGACGTATCCATGGCCGACGAGCTGAGGATGCTCAAGGTGCACTGCGAGGCGGTGCTCCGGCTGACCTCGGCGGCGGCCGGGGCGATGCGCGAGCGCGGCCGGGGCGGGGTCGTCAACGTCGCCTCCGTGGCCGCGTTCGTGCCGCGCGGCACGTACGGCGCGTCCAAGGCGTGGGTCGTGCAGTTCACCCAGGGCGCGGCCAAGGACCTGGCCGGCAGCGGTGTCCGGCTGATGGCGCTGTGCCCCGGCTTCGTGCGCACCGAGTTCCACCAGCGGGCCGGGATGGGCACGGACAACATCCCCGGCTGGATGTGGCTGGACGCCGACAAGCTGGTCGCGGCGGCCCTGGCCGATCTGGCCCGCGGCAAGACCCTGTCGATCCCCGACCCGCGCTACAAGGCGCTGATGGGCCTGGTGAAGGTGACCCCGCGCGGACTGCTCGGCGGGATCACGTCGAAGACGGGGCGGAAGTACGGACCGCAGTAG
- a CDS encoding ester cyclase, which yields MTFVQLIECRTSRLDEMNRLIDDWVAQTRGKRTATHALVGKDRSDSSHIVEVVEFPSYEEALRNSRLPETDKIFHQMAALCDETPTFIDLDVVREETPAEDMVRRFYAALATPGELPPLNDLLDEDVHSHDPVGPQDVIGLDNARSEFRMWRGGFDFTFTVEDLLAQGDRVCARWTWNATHKGDFLGIPPTGRKVTMTGMTLFRFTADGKIAEMWWQDDQLGLMQQLGALDELER from the coding sequence ATGACCTTCGTGCAGCTCATCGAGTGCCGGACGAGCCGGCTGGACGAGATGAACCGGCTCATCGACGACTGGGTCGCGCAGACCAGGGGGAAGCGGACGGCGACGCACGCGCTGGTCGGCAAGGACCGGTCGGACTCGTCGCACATCGTGGAAGTGGTGGAGTTCCCGTCCTACGAGGAGGCGCTGCGGAACTCCCGCCTCCCGGAGACCGACAAGATCTTCCATCAGATGGCCGCCCTGTGCGACGAGACGCCGACGTTCATCGATCTGGACGTCGTACGGGAGGAGACGCCCGCCGAGGACATGGTGCGCCGGTTCTACGCGGCGCTCGCGACCCCCGGCGAACTGCCGCCGCTCAACGACCTGCTGGACGAGGACGTGCACAGCCACGATCCGGTCGGCCCGCAGGACGTCATCGGGCTGGACAACGCCCGCAGCGAGTTCCGGATGTGGCGCGGCGGCTTCGACTTCACGTTCACGGTCGAGGACCTGCTCGCCCAGGGCGACCGGGTGTGCGCGCGGTGGACCTGGAACGCCACGCACAAGGGCGACTTCCTCGGCATCCCGCCCACCGGCAGGAAGGTCACCATGACCGGGATGACGCTGTTCCGGTTCACCGCCGACGGCAAGATCGCCGAGATGTGGTGGCAGGACGACCAGCTGGGGCTGATGCAACAGCTGGGCGCGCTGGACGAGTTGGAGCGGTAG
- the groL gene encoding chaperonin GroEL (60 kDa chaperone family; promotes refolding of misfolded polypeptides especially under stressful conditions; forms two stacked rings of heptamers to form a barrel-shaped 14mer; ends can be capped by GroES; misfolded proteins enter the barrel where they are refolded when GroES binds), translating into MAKILKFDEDARRALERGVNKLADTVKVTIGPKGRNVVIDKKFGAPTITNDGVTIAREVEIEDPYENLGAQLVKEVATKTNDIAGDGTTTATVLAQALVREGLKNVAAGASPAALKKGIDAAVKAVSDELLASARPIDEKSDIAAVAALSAQDQQVGELIAEAMDKVGKDGVITVEESNTFGLELDFTEGMAFDKGYLSPYFVTDQERMEAVLDDPYILIHQGKISAIADLLPLLEKVIQAGSSKPLLIIAEDVEGEALSTLVVNKIRGTFNAVAVKAPGFGDRRKAMLQDMAVLTGATVISEEVGLKLDQVGLDVLGSARRVTVTKDDTTIVDGAGKSEDVQGRVAQIKAEIENTDSDWDREKLQERLAKLAGGVCVIKVGAATEVELKEKKHRLEDAISATRAAVEEGIVSGGGSALVHASKVLDGNLGKAGDEATGVSVVRNAVVEPLRWIGENAGQEGYVIVSKVKDLEKGQGYNAATGEYGDLIKAGVIDPVKVTRSALENAASIASLLLTTETLVVEKKEEEEPAAAGHGHGHAH; encoded by the coding sequence CGTCGCGCCCTCGAGCGCGGCGTCAACAAGCTGGCCGACACGGTGAAGGTGACGATCGGCCCGAAGGGCCGCAACGTCGTCATCGACAAGAAGTTCGGCGCCCCCACCATCACCAACGACGGTGTCACGATCGCCCGCGAGGTCGAGATCGAGGACCCGTACGAGAACCTCGGCGCGCAGCTGGTGAAGGAGGTGGCGACCAAGACCAACGACATCGCGGGTGACGGCACCACCACCGCCACCGTGCTCGCCCAGGCGCTGGTCCGCGAGGGCCTGAAGAACGTCGCCGCCGGCGCCTCCCCGGCCGCTCTGAAGAAGGGCATCGACGCCGCGGTCAAGGCCGTCTCCGACGAGCTGCTCGCCTCGGCCCGCCCGATCGACGAGAAGTCCGACATCGCCGCCGTCGCCGCGCTGTCCGCCCAGGACCAGCAGGTCGGCGAGCTGATCGCCGAGGCGATGGACAAGGTCGGCAAGGACGGCGTCATCACCGTCGAGGAGTCCAACACCTTCGGTCTGGAGCTCGACTTCACCGAGGGCATGGCCTTCGACAAGGGCTACCTGTCGCCGTACTTCGTGACGGACCAGGAGCGCATGGAGGCCGTCCTCGACGACCCGTACATCCTGATCCACCAGGGCAAGATCTCCGCCATCGCGGACCTGCTGCCGCTGCTGGAGAAGGTCATCCAGGCCGGCTCCTCCAAGCCGCTGCTGATCATCGCCGAGGACGTCGAGGGCGAGGCCCTGTCGACCCTGGTCGTCAACAAGATCCGCGGCACCTTCAACGCCGTCGCGGTGAAGGCCCCCGGCTTCGGCGACCGCCGCAAGGCGATGCTGCAGGACATGGCCGTCCTCACCGGCGCCACCGTCATCTCCGAGGAGGTCGGCCTCAAGCTCGACCAGGTCGGCCTGGACGTGCTGGGCTCCGCCCGCCGCGTGACGGTCACCAAGGACGACACCACGATCGTCGACGGCGCCGGCAAGTCCGAGGACGTGCAGGGCCGCGTCGCGCAGATCAAGGCCGAGATCGAGAACACCGACTCCGACTGGGACCGCGAGAAGCTCCAGGAGCGCCTCGCGAAGCTGGCCGGCGGCGTGTGCGTGATCAAGGTCGGCGCCGCCACCGAGGTGGAGCTGAAGGAGAAGAAGCACCGCCTGGAGGACGCCATCTCCGCGACCCGCGCCGCGGTCGAGGAGGGCATCGTCTCCGGTGGTGGCTCCGCCCTGGTGCACGCCTCCAAGGTCCTCGACGGCAACCTCGGCAAGGCCGGCGACGAGGCCACCGGTGTCTCGGTCGTCCGCAACGCCGTGGTCGAGCCGCTGCGCTGGATCGGCGAGAACGCCGGCCAGGAGGGCTACGTCATCGTCTCCAAGGTCAAGGACCTGGAGAAGGGCCAGGGTTACAACGCCGCCACCGGCGAGTACGGCGACCTGATCAAGGCCGGCGTCATCGACCCGGTCAAGGTCACCCGCTCCGCCCTGGAGAACGCCGCCTCCATCGCCTCCCTGCTGCTCACGACCGAGACCCTGGTCGTCGAGAAGAAGGAAGAGGAGGAGCCGGCCGCCGCGGGCCACGGCCACGGCCACGCCCACTGA